The nucleotide window ggttgtggctgggtcttccagcatgacaacgacccgaaacacacagccagggcaactaaggagtggctccgtaagaagcatctcaaggtcctggagtggcctagccagtctccagacatgaacccaatagaaaatctttggagggagctgaaagtccgtattgcccagcgacaggcccgaaacctgaaggatctggagaaggtctgtatggaggagtgggccaaaatccctgctgcagtgtgtgcaaacctggtcaagacctacaggaaacgtatgatctctgtaattgcaaaaaaaggtttctgtaccaaatattaagttctgcttttctgatgcatcaaatacttatgtcatgcaataaaatgcaaattaattacttaaaaatcatacaatgtgattttctggatttttgttttagattccgtctctcacagttgaagtgtacctatgataaaaatgacagacctctacatgctttgtaagtaggaagacctgcaaaatcggcagtgtatcaaatacttgttctccccactgtatattcagtgtatttattttttgtgtcactatttttatttttaactgTGTATTGTTAGAAAAtaacccataagtaagcatttcactgttagcctacacctgttgtctacaaagcatgtgacaaatacaattttattttatttgttgtgcactgaagtccacaagcgaagggaaagaggaggagagcatgtaggaaggaattatacaatgagcaaGTGATGAggctgtatgtggctgctattaaaagtgaactgtgtgatcaggagtgtattcattccgccaattctgttgcaaaatgtttcctAAACGGAAGCAAACGCAACGAAATGGTGAgggacatacctgaatttgtccaatagaaactctcgttttagtTGCAAAAAGGAATGTTTtcgcaactgtttggactaatgattacaccccagatcagctagatgcagggaagagtgtgcaaggtggtattgaatgtgtcactgtctgccaGCTTGATTACTCCAacttgtctctcgacctgtgcacctacattataaactttcatttctaggctaggttgtagcagcCTTTTGATGGGTTTAGGGCAAATTCAAGTATCATGTTGCAGCCTAAACCCATCGATGTttcattgagctgggtgaatggaatatgaatgacagtcatccaatatgctgtaatagaaataaagcCATACTCATTTATTCATTTTTATCGTCCTCCCTAATCTTGAacggcaccaaccgccactgCTTAGTTGTTGCCAAAGTtctggagcatgtctttaacCATTTtaaaaatgtcaacttcaatggagtagggatgtcccaaggatcccgaaTTACAAAGACCACATCCAATCATCGAATGCATCAAACATTACAGAATAAACTTGCTTATTATCAGTTACCCCAAGACAAAGATATAACAGTCAGATGAAAAAAACAACTTTAGTCCACCTGTTTATGGTGTTgggcagggctgcccaaccctcttcctggagatataccatcctgtgggttttcagtccaactctAATTTAAACACACccgattctacttattagctgctcaacaagaccttaacttgCTGAATCAGAtatgttaaattagggttggactgaaaacctacaggacagcagatctccaggaagagggttgggcagccctggtgTAGGGTGTTCAGGGTCTTTCCACTTACCTTGACAACAAACTTGTGAGGAGACATTCTTGTTGCGGTAGCTAGCTGTGGCTAATTGTAGTAACGTTAACTACGACCTGAAACAAACATTTAATGTTCTTTAGATTTGCCCACCATATGCCTTCATAAAGATGACAATGGTTTATGTGACCTGGTGGGGAAATCACTAAGTAGCCTAACTGTGGTTTTTGCTTGAGTCACAATAGCTAGCATTCATTAGATATCCAGCTATGGAATAACGGATAGTAATTGCAATACTTATTTTAACAGAGTAATAACTTACTGTAGTTGCGTTtggggctaacgttagctacaaaaCTTTGCTTGCTGAACATAACATACAAGCTAAACtagttaacgttaggtagcttgTAAGACGTGTTTGTTGAATTTACCGTAGCATGCAAGCAAGAAACCGACTGTTATGCAATCCTCGGACTTCAGGACgagctgtaacgttagctaattccTCTAGCTACTTTTATTTAATACCTGCATATGAACTCATTTtccgtcactagttaccacagccacaaagtaaaaaTGGGCTATAACGTAAAAATTAAAacaaaggttagggttaggcatacggTTAGcattgtggttagggttaggtttaaaatcagatttgaaAAATAttaattgtagaaataggcagggtttagccctaattatgactttgtggctgtggtaactagtaacGACCATTTTCCGCCGAATGTTTTGAAAATGTATCACGTGACTTTTAGGACCCCATAGCGGGTCTAAGCTGTCATGGAAATGGTTTGGCTGTCCAAAAGAAGCCTGTGTTTCTCATCAAATAACCTCCAGGAAAATACACATTTCACCATTGACAACTAATAGAATAATTCATACACTATTATAATACACATTTCACCGAGTATAGGTACAGTCATTTCTGAGTAATAGGATTTAATCAACGTAATATATTGTATTGTAATCAGGCATTTTTCAATATACCTGAAACGGTCAAAGAAAGTAACGCACTGTTGCTGTTTCGCAGCTCTAAAATGTGAGTTAAAGACAAAAGTCCAAGGCTATATGTAGCAATACCAAAGGGTGGGGTAAACATTTGTAATCGAGCAAAATCACACCCGAATTGATCAGAATGTGTGCTATTatagtagctagctaacgctgGCTAGCTATGCAACAATTAAGTTTTCATTTGGATGGCTTCTCGTCTTGTGTCTTCAGCTCCAATGATTTGTGCATGAAATAATAAATAACTATGTCTCGAGTTACCAAGAAAGCGTCGTCTGTGTGTACAGACAGCCCACTGAGCATGAGTGAAGTCTGTCGGAAGATGACACTGATGAGGCAGATCCTCACCTCTTGTTTCGGACCCAATGGTAGACTGAAGCAAGTCCATAACAACGTTGGCGGACACGTCCTGACCACATCCACCTCTACATCCCTACTTCAAGCTGTCTCCTCATCGGAGCCATTACTCAAACTCATAACTGCCTCCATCCTAAATCACCTGTCTCGGTTCAGTGACTGTGGTCTGTACACTGGCATCCTCTGTCTTTCCCTCATTGACCATGTTCAGAAGTCTGGCTTGAGACCAAGTGTTGCGATCAAAATCAACAAACAACTATTGGGGGTTTGCACCAGTTTCCTCAACCAGGAGGACTGCGGCTGTAAAGTGAATGTCGATTTCAACAGCTGCCCGACCTTGGTGACACTAGCCAGGAGTGTAATCTCTAGCAAACCTGCTTGTGTGTTGACTGAGAGAGAGCAACAGCATATCAGCACGTTGGCTGTCCATGCCTTTCTACTGACTGTCCCCTGTGGTGACACCCGGGGCTCCCCAGACAGAGTCCGTCTCGGTAGGACTGTGACCGTCTCCAGCGAGGGACACTTTGTGCTAGACTCTGCCGTGTTTCCAGGTCTGCTGGTGAATGCCCCAGACATGCAGCTTCACCCCACAGACTCGGAGAGAACCAGACGGGGGCCCGGTCCCTTCCGACTGGCCCTGTTCACGGTGTCTCTCTCAGGGGATCTATCTGAGCTCGGAGTGGAGTCCCTGGAGGTAATGGTATACCTTGCTTTTGCCACTAAATGCAATCTTTTAGTGTCCCCAAAACATAAATGCACATATTGTCAAGGATTTTATTCAAAAACGCGTTTTTAACTTGAATGTTTTCTTTGTCTGGTTATCAATGAAATATCCATGCATTTTCAATGTCTATGACTGCCACGTGGGTGTTATTAAACACTTGATCTTGAAAGGTGCACCGTGGAGCCCCTGACCCAGAAGagctgatcctggatcagttACTGAGGCTGGGCGAGCAGGCCGTTACGGACCAGGTGGAGGTGTTTATGTGTCAGAGAGTGATACACCCTGTACTGCAGCATTACCTCCGGAGGCACGGGGTCCTGGTCATAGAGAGACTCGGCATTGCAGTCATCGAGCCCATTGTTCAAATGACAGGTaatgtaatatactgtagttgTCGGTAATGCTTTTACCCAGCAtagatatatttttgtattttgtagTAGGTAGGTTCATGTTGAGAATAAAATACATTTAGGGGCCTATTTTCTATTTTGTGATAATACgggtatatgtatgtatatataatatGGGTTTTATACAGCGCTTTTAATGGACCTAAAGACGCTAAATATAATCCAACTAGATTCAAGAAAGCACCGGTTTTCATCTCTCCTTCTGTTCCAGGTGCTCAAGCAGTGGCTTTGTACCAGACCCCTATCCCTCCTGAGGCCTATGGCCAGGTGAAAGGCTGCTGTGTCAGGACCATTGGATCCAGAGAGATGCTGCACCTCCTTCCCCCTCAGGAACCAGCACCAGCTGTCTGCACTATGGTCCTCTTCCACAGGAACGAGACCATGCTCAACGAACTGAAGGTAGACTAGGCTGAGCCTATTCTGTTCTATGTGTAACGGAGATAAGAACGTGAAGTAAGCTCgctccacagctagcttgaaatgttgCCAACGGTGCTATGGAATTGGAGGCGTGCTGACCCTGGTTTAAGCCCAGTCAGAGGCTTGTTCAGGGAGGCAGCGCTAAGCTAGACCCCTTTACATATGCTCAATGAACTGAAGGTAGGAACACTGACACCCATCTTTTCAGATAGTATTCAATACCAATCCATCTGGCTTAGTAACAACAGTCAAGTAACAACAGTCAAGTAACAACAGGCAAGTAACTACAGTCATGTAACAACAGTCAAGTAACTACAGTCAAGTAACTACAGTCATGTAACAACAGTCATGTAACAACAGTCAAGTAACAACAGTCAAGTAACTACAGTCAAGTAACAACAATCAAGTAACTACAGTCAAGTAACAACAATCAAGTAACTACAGTCAAGTAACAACAGTCATGTAACTACAGTCAAGTAACAATAGTCAAGTAACAACAGTCAAGTAACAACAGTCAAGTAACTACAGTCAAGTAACAACAGTCAAGTAACAACAGTCATGTAACAACAGTCATGTAACAACAGTCAAGTAACAACAGTCAAGTAACTACAGTCAAGTAACAACAGTCAAGTAACTACAGTCAAGTAACAACAGTCATGTAACTACAGTCAAGTAACAATAGTCAAGTAACAACAGTCAAGTAACAACAGTCAAGTAACTACAGTCAAGTAACAACAGTCAAGTAACAACAGTCAAGTAACTACAGTCATGTAACAACAGTCATGTAACAACAGTCAAGTAACAACAGTCAAGTAACAAGTCAAGTAACAACAGTCAAGTAACAACAGTCAAGTAACAAGTCAAGTAACTACAGTCATGTAACTACAGTCATGTAACAACAGTCAAGTAACTACAGTCATGTAATAACAGTCAAGTAACGACAGTCAAGTAACAACAGTCAAGTAACTACAGTCATGTAACAACAGTCAAGTAACAATAGTCAAGTAACTACAGTCATGTAACAACAGTCAAGTAACTACAGTCATGTAACAACAGTCATGTAACAACAGTCAAGTAACAACAGTCAAGTAACTACAGTCAAGTAACAACAGTCAAG belongs to Coregonus clupeaformis isolate EN_2021a chromosome 1, ASM2061545v1, whole genome shotgun sequence and includes:
- the mkks gene encoding McKusick-Kaufman/Bardet-Biedl syndromes putative chaperonin — protein: MSRVTKKASSVCTDSPLSMSEVCRKMTLMRQILTSCFGPNGRLKQVHNNVGGHVLTTSTSTSLLQAVSSSEPLLKLITASILNHLSRFSDCGLYTGILCLSLIDHVQKSGLRPSVAIKINKQLLGVCTSFLNQEDCGCKVNVDFNSCPTLVTLARSVISSKPACVLTEREQQHISTLAVHAFLLTVPCGDTRGSPDRVRLGRTVTVSSEGHFVLDSAVFPGLLVNAPDMQLHPTDSERTRRGPGPFRLALFTVSLSGDLSELGVESLEVHRGAPDPEELILDQLLRLGEQAVTDQVEVFMCQRVIHPVLQHYLRRHGVLVIERLGIAVIEPIVQMTGAQAVALYQTPIPPEAYGQVKGCCVRTIGSREMLHLLPPQEPAPAVCTMVLFHRNETMLNELKTACQRAEHVLRLTLRDPVALLGGGCTETHLAAYVRNKGTTEAAEAALSLGVSRSQYLLGLNGFCSSLETVSLALEHDGGTSLVDLTHAHHWSVPQGEGLQWGDGGEVPASCGCGLVERRARPGLELEWTPLNTRYPFRPVPLVVDKDTAPTPQLRVLDSFTAKLNALQVAVEMANLVLDIRYVIQDVN